AGACGCGCTCCAAAGCTATAGCCTCGAGACGCTGCTCGAGGAGCTAGTCGGTGAGTGAAAGAAGCGGGGTCAACAGGACTCCGGTTCTAGCGGGCTACGCTCGTTTCTGAATCTCCTCGCGCAGGACCTCGCTGACGAGGTCGCCGTCTGCCTTCCCGCGGAGCGCACCCATGCACTCGCCCATGAGTCCCGAGAAAGCCTGCATTCCCTCTTCTTCGACCTGGCCTTCGTTTCGTTCGACGACCTCAGCGATTGCCTCCCGGACCTCGTCCTCGTCGGCTCCGCCGAGCCCGGCGTCTTCGGCCGCCTCCTCGGCTGCCCGATCCGGCTCCTCGGCCAGCACCGTGAGCAGGTCCGGAACACCCTCGTTGGGGAGGTCGCCCGCCTCAACCATGAGGAGGACACCCTCGAGGTGGCCCCGAGTCAGATTCTCGATGGAGACGTCGTCGCGCCGGAGTTCGGTTAGCGTCGACTCGAGCGTGGTCGCGGCCAGCGTGGGGTCGACACCGTCGGACGAGTCCGACGAGCCTCCGCTCGCGTCGCTCGCGGAGATTCCGTCGGCGACGACGTCCTCGAACAGCGGCATGTACTCGCCGTAGGCAACCTGTTCGGCCAGCCCTTCGCCGAGGTCGTACTCGTCCTGGTAGCGATCTACCTTTTCGGTCAGGAGTTCGGGCTCGGGGACCTCGCTCGGATCCGGTTCGACCGACGGGACGTCCGTCTCGGGGTACATCCGCGCCGCGCCGGGCAGCGGCCGCAGGTACCGGGTCGTCCCGTCGTCGTTCGCACCGCGGGTCTCCTCGGGGATCCCCTCGAGTGCGGTTCCCGCGCGCTCTGCGACGGCCTCGATGGCCGACTCCGCGATCTCGGTGTCGGCGGCGACGATCGCGACGGCGTCCTCGGATCCGGCGCCGACCGCATCGCGAAGGTTGGCGGCCTCGTCCTCCGTAACGCCGTACGCAGGCAGTTCGTCGGTGTGGAAGATGCCGCCCGCGCCGTGGCGCTTCGCGTGATCGGAGAACTCGGTTCCGAGCCGGCGGTCGGGCGCGATTTCGCGACCGACGATGCCGTCGAAGCCGTAGAGGGGCACCGCCATCACGGAGCCACCTGAACCCAGCGCACCGCCGATGACGCCGCTCTCGGTATCCTCGAACACGTCGGTCACGTCCCGTACGTCACCGACCGACGCCTCGAGAGCCACGAGTTCGTCTCGGATCTCGACGAGTTCGGCCTGTCGAGCGACCTCGTTGCGCACGATATCGTCGATATCGTCCAAGCTCTGGACACCCTTGATCTCGACGCGCGCGCCCTCCTCGATGGAGACGTTGACGTCCTGACGAATCGTCCCCAGTCCGCGCTTGACTTTCCCCGTCGAGCGCAACAACATCCCGATCCGTTCGGCCGCTTCGAGGGCCTGCTCGGGGCTCGAGATGTCCGGGCTCGTCCCGATCTCGACCAGCGGGATTCCCAATCGGTCGAGGCTGTAGCGCACCCCGTCGTCGGTCTCTGCGACGCGCTGGGCGCTCTCCTCCTCGAGGAGCATGTCCTCGATGCCGACAGTGCCCTCGCTGGTTTCGATTGCGCCGTCGGTGGCGATCAGCGACGAACGCTGGAAGCCCGTCGTGTTCGAGCCGTCGACGACGATTTTGCGCATGACGTGGGCCTGATCGACCGGATTCATATCCATCAGCTGGGCGACCTCGAGGGTCGTCTCGAGGGCTTCCTCGTCCAGCTTGTGGGGTGGTTCGTCGTCCTCCTCGACGAGACAGGTCGTGTCGTAGGCGAGGTACTCGAACTCGCGTTCGACCTTGCTCTCCTCGACGGCGGCG
This genomic stretch from Natrinema sp. SYSU A 869 harbors:
- the gatE gene encoding Glu-tRNA(Gln) amidotransferase subunit GatE — its product is MADYDYESLGLVAGLEIHQQLDTATKLFCQCPTDLREPEESTRRFTRYLHPTRSELGELDDAAVEESKVEREFEYLAYDTTCLVEEDDEPPHKLDEEALETTLEVAQLMDMNPVDQAHVMRKIVVDGSNTTGFQRSSLIATDGAIETSEGTVGIEDMLLEEESAQRVAETDDGVRYSLDRLGIPLVEIGTSPDISSPEQALEAAERIGMLLRSTGKVKRGLGTIRQDVNVSIEEGARVEIKGVQSLDDIDDIVRNEVARQAELVEIRDELVALEASVGDVRDVTDVFEDTESGVIGGALGSGGSVMAVPLYGFDGIVGREIAPDRRLGTEFSDHAKRHGAGGIFHTDELPAYGVTEDEAANLRDAVGAGSEDAVAIVAADTEIAESAIEAVAERAGTALEGIPEETRGANDDGTTRYLRPLPGAARMYPETDVPSVEPDPSEVPEPELLTEKVDRYQDEYDLGEGLAEQVAYGEYMPLFEDVVADGISASDASGGSSDSSDGVDPTLAATTLESTLTELRRDDVSIENLTRGHLEGVLLMVEAGDLPNEGVPDLLTVLAEEPDRAAEEAAEDAGLGGADEDEVREAIAEVVERNEGQVEEEGMQAFSGLMGECMGALRGKADGDLVSEVLREEIQKRA